The sequence below is a genomic window from Pseudothermotoga sp..
TCTCAGATACAACCTACTCATGCCAAGCGTCATAGGTCCTATACTGTCGAAAGATGAAAAGTTCACCGTGTAGTTCCCCAAGAAGAATTTCTGTTCCACATCGAAGAGTGCGTATGCTTCGTCCTGACTCACGCAGAAAAGCATGTCGTAATTGGATGGCATCAAACCATAAGTTTCTATATCGAGTGCAACGATCGCAGACCAACCTTTTCCGAGCGTGAAACCGACATCCAAACTGGTTTGAGCCTCCTTGATCCTGAGAAATCCAATCTTTCTGACCTTCGTTCTTTCGTGCGAATACATTGCCCCAAATTGAAGATCGTTCTCTGCAACTTTGATGAGCAGATTGCCCACGTTGATGAAGTGCTCCATACCATCAACATAGATCATCTCTACACCCAAAATGATCGCATTGACCAAAATCAAAAAGAAAGTCAGCTGTTTCAACCTCACTCTTCGAGCAACCTCCTCAGCACTTCATTCACAAGCTTTGGATTCGCGGTACCGCGCGTTTGCTTCATGACTTGCCCCACGAAGAAAGATAGAACGTTCGTCTTTCCTGTTTTATATTGGTTCACAACGCTTGGATTCTCCTCGATGATCTTCTTCGCGATCTCCATTATGGCCCGTTCGTCACTCAACTGTTTCAAACCCCTTTCTTGAACGATTTGACTCGGCATCTTACCAGTCTTGAACATTTCCGGGAAGATTTCCTTAGCTGTTTTTATCGATATTTCTCCCACATCGACAAGTTTTATCAACTCGGCTATATGCTCTGGTTTGATTCTCAATTGTTCATCGGTGAATTCCTTCATTTCCCTGAGCATCTCTGTCATAATCCAGTTGCTCACCTCTTTGGATTTACCTGTCAAGCGCACACACGATTCGAAGAAATCAGCGACCGTTTCGTCTGCCGTGAGTACCACTGCGTCATAATCGGGAAGTCCATACATCTGCACGAACCTCTGCTTTTTTTGATCCGGCAATTCTGGCAAACTGGCTCTGAGCATTTCAATTCTCTCCCGATTGACAAGGATCGGAGGTATATCTGGTTCGGGAAAATAGCGATAGTCGCTCTCCTCTTCCTTTCCTCTCATCGACACAGTTGTCTTTGTCGACAGATCCCAACCGCGTGTTTCTTTCTCCACGTTCTCACCTTTCAAGAGAGTATTTATTATTCTCTGTTCCTCGTACTCTAGGGCTTTTTCTATGAATCTAAAAGAATTCATGTTTTTGACCTCAACCCTGTTGCTTGAAACGCCTTTTTCCAAATCCAACACGGAAATGTTTGCATCGCACCTCAAGGCACCTTTTTCCATATCACCAGTGCTGATCTTCAAATATTTCAGTATTGAGTGTAATTTTTCTGTGAAGATACGAGCTTCCTTCGGTGAAGACAAATCTGGTTCAGTCACTATTTCTACCAGTGGTATGCCACACCTGTTCATATCGACCAGAGAAAATCTAGCTTGTGTTATCGAATCTCCCTCGTGTAAGAGTTTGCCAGCATCTTCTTCCAAGTGCAATCTCCTTATCCTCACACGCTTCGTCGTTCCATCAACGTCTATATCTAGATGACCACCGATCGCAAGTGGATAGAAATACTGGCTTATCTGATAGCCTTTCGGCAAATCGGGATAAAAGTAATTCTTCCTATCGAACCTCGAATACTCGTTCACTTTGCAATTGAGGGCCAAAGCGAGTTTTATAGCGTAATCGATCATAGTTTGGTTCACGATTGGCAAAGCTCCAGGCTGACCTGTACAAACTGGGCACACTGCCGTGTTAGGCGGAAGTTCAAACACATCTGCACTACAACTACAAAAAGCTTTCGTTTTTGTCGACAATTGAACGTGTATCTCTAAACCTATCACAGTTTTGAATCTCATGTTCTCACCACCGGAAGAGGTATCCGACCATTTTCGTTGTAAGGTGAGAATTTCTCGATGGCCCTACCGATCCTCAAAACCTTTGGATCATCGAACCTTTTTCCTGAAATCTGAATGCCTACCGGTAAGCCTCTCGCAAAGCCGAAGGGAATGCTCAAAGAAGGT
It includes:
- the gatB gene encoding Asp-tRNA(Asn)/Glu-tRNA(Gln) amidotransferase subunit GatB, giving the protein MRFKTVIGLEIHVQLSTKTKAFCSCSADVFELPPNTAVCPVCTGQPGALPIVNQTMIDYAIKLALALNCKVNEYSRFDRKNYFYPDLPKGYQISQYFYPLAIGGHLDIDVDGTTKRVRIRRLHLEEDAGKLLHEGDSITQARFSLVDMNRCGIPLVEIVTEPDLSSPKEARIFTEKLHSILKYLKISTGDMEKGALRCDANISVLDLEKGVSSNRVEVKNMNSFRFIEKALEYEEQRIINTLLKGENVEKETRGWDLSTKTTVSMRGKEEESDYRYFPEPDIPPILVNRERIEMLRASLPELPDQKKQRFVQMYGLPDYDAVVLTADETVADFFESCVRLTGKSKEVSNWIMTEMLREMKEFTDEQLRIKPEHIAELIKLVDVGEISIKTAKEIFPEMFKTGKMPSQIVQERGLKQLSDERAIMEIAKKIIEENPSVVNQYKTGKTNVLSFFVGQVMKQTRGTANPKLVNEVLRRLLEE